The sequence CGGGTGGCCCTGGAGCGCGCGGAAGAGCAGGACGCCGAGTGCCCACAGGTCGACACCCGGCCCGACCGGCGGTGCGAGCTGCCACGTTTCAGTGACGGGCGCGGCCTGCTCGGGCGCCCACCGCTCGGTGACGGCGCCGATCCGCACGATCCGCGCGTCGCGCGCCCGGCGGGCCTCGAGCGCCGAGGTCGGACCGGGAAAGTCGTCCGCCTCGTCGCCGAGAGCAGTTGGCGGCCCGACGTGGTCCGGGCCGGACGTGGGCGGGTGACCGGCAGAGCGGGAGGGGAGGGCGGCTGTCTGACGCTGGGCGTCGGCGCGCAGGGCGGCCGACCCGCCACCGCCGCGCGCGTGCGTGAACCCTGCCGGCAGTCGCCCCGGCCAGGGCAACTGCGTCTGAGGACCGGGCTCGGGGGAGGTTTCCGGCCGGTTGAGGGACGAGCGGCGGGTGGTCTCTTCGCCGCGAGGGTGGGGGAGCGGCCGGGGTCGGTAACCGCACAGCGCCTCCTCGGCGATGCTCTGCGCGAGGCCGTCAATGAGAACGCTGCCGTCGTCGCCGATGAACACGGTGTCCGCCGTGATGTTGCGGTGGAGCCAGCCGCGCGCGTGCAGGTGCCGGAGCGCGCGCAGGATCTCCCGCGCGATCTCGGCGGACCGGAACGGCGTCAGCGGCGTACGGGTGAGTAGGGCCGACAGCGGGCGCGTGGCGACGCGCTCGCTGACGATCCACAGCGTCTCGTCCTCGATCAACACGTCGAAGACCTGGGCAAGATGAGGATGGTCGGGCAGACGCGTGAGGGTACGCACCGCCTCGCATGCGGTGCGCGTGGGTTCTTCCACCTGCGGGCCGTCTGGCGAAGCAGCAGGTGCGTACATCAGCCGGTCGGCGGTGAGCGTCTCGGGGAGGACGACGCGGGTCAGTTTCACCTCGTGCCCGGTGAGCGTGTCCACACCGTGCACAACGGGCGCATCGGCTATCTCCGGCTGGCTCTCTGCGGGCAGGCGGTACCGCCTGCCGAGCATCCGCGTCGCATCGTCGTTCATTGTCGTCCCTCTCGGCCCTCGGTTCTGCCTCGGCCACGCCCCCTGTCAGGCGTGGAAGAGGCAGAACCGGGTGCCTCCTTCATTGGCTGGTGCCGAGCTCCTGGTTGTCGCGCACCAGGGGCGCACGTCATATCCGGTCACAAGGTCCGCGGCGTGGAAGACCGTGGTGATCTGATAGGTCACTGCCCGGGCCACCGGGACCGGCCACGGATGCAGAACTGACTGCGCCCGACGGCATCACGCATCGAACAGCAGCAGGTAGACGTGCAGGACCGTCAGCCTGTCGGGCGAGGTGGCCCCCTGAACTACGGAGTGGACCTCTTCAC comes from Streptomyces sp. NBC_01454 and encodes:
- a CDS encoding protein kinase domain-containing protein produces the protein MNDDATRMLGRRYRLPAESQPEIADAPVVHGVDTLTGHEVKLTRVVLPETLTADRLMYAPAASPDGPQVEEPTRTACEAVRTLTRLPDHPHLAQVFDVLIEDETLWIVSERVATRPLSALLTRTPLTPFRSAEIAREILRALRHLHARGWLHRNITADTVFIGDDGSVLIDGLAQSIAEEALCGYRPRPLPHPRGEETTRRSSLNRPETSPEPGPQTQLPWPGRLPAGFTHARGGGGSAALRADAQRQTAALPSRSAGHPPTSGPDHVGPPTALGDEADDFPGPTSALEARRARDARIVRIGAVTERWAPEQAAPVTETWQLAPPVGPGVDLWALGVLLFRALQGHPPYPEEDVEELVAMVCAEPPAFAEDCGQMRAVIESLLRQDPSQRLSIIEAEAWLVSLLRDAREPAPPREPADSPAGRLPVLRFRGHLVRIRPAGPVAVRQGRHRRTRVIPRLRGRTLLIATALPLALGTTVYAVHTLSRPGQADTPDSLATTTPASAHPADRPIPSGQSSAGATPHDRAGFQVTVGAGWKRHPDPSRSRVRFTRDGLTLIVVPGRDSADDYPDPLDYQKTEPELATYRADPDGTAKGVRRIEIGAGQSLAEGHYTYTDATGALLYACNQAAIINGRYHVIYVQGPAAQHERVTEVFNQAVTTYRSRSAVSGG